Genomic segment of Bacteroidota bacterium:
TATAAAAAATAAAATAATAAATTGCACATCGATAAATGCTGATTTATAATTGATTAAAAGGCAATAAATGACAATTCAGGAAGCACAGGATTTGGTTCACCAGTGGATTAATACAAAGGGAGTCAGGTATTTTAGTGAATTAACAAATACGGCTGTGTTGATGGAGGAAGTAGGAGAGCTAGCTAGGTTAATGGCCAGAGAATATGGCGATCAATCATTTAAAACAGGCGAGCAGGACAGCAAAATATCCGAAGAGTTGGCTGATGTGTTGTTTGTATTGATTTGTATTGCCAACCAAACGGGTGTGGATCTCACGCAAGCATTGAAAGACAGCATTGATAAAAAGACGAAAAGAGATTCCGATCGTCATCATAATAATCCAAAATTGAAATAGCATGAAGTACGATAAAAGAGGAGTTTCTGCTGAGAAAAAAGATGTTCACGAAGCAATTAAGAATATCGATAAAGGGCTTTATCCAAACGCTTTTTGCAAGATTTTGCCAGATTATACTACTAATGACGATGATTATGCAATGCTCATGCATGCCGATACCGCAGGAACAAAAACCTCATTAGCATACCTCTATTGGAAGGAAACTGGCGATTTAAGTGTTTGGGAAGGAATTGTTCAGGATGCAGTTGTGATGAACCTGGATGATATGGCTTGTGCTGGTGTGTTCGATAATATTGTACTTTCTTCAACAATTGGTCGAAATAAAAACCTGATTAGTGGTGATGTTATTAAAACCCTAATTGAAGGGGGACAGAAACTGGCTGATAAGCTGGCAGACCTAGGTGTCAGGGTGCATATGGCAGGCGGAGAAACTGCTGATGTAGGCGACATAGTTAGAACAATTGATGTCGGATTTACTGCTTATGCACGTATAAAAAGAGATCAAGTTATCAGCATTAATCCGCAACATGGCGATGTTATTGTTGGGCTTGAATCCTGTGGACAAAGT
This window contains:
- a CDS encoding nucleotide pyrophosphohydrolase, which gives rise to MTIQEAQDLVHQWINTKGVRYFSELTNTAVLMEEVGELARLMAREYGDQSFKTGEQDSKISEELADVLFVLICIANQTGVDLTQALKDSIDKKTKRDSDRHHNNPKLK
- a CDS encoding phosphoribosylformylglycinamidine cyclo-ligase, producing the protein MKYDKRGVSAEKKDVHEAIKNIDKGLYPNAFCKILPDYTTNDDDYAMLMHADTAGTKTSLAYLYWKETGDLSVWEGIVQDAVVMNLDDMACAGVFDNIVLSSTIGRNKNLISGDVIKTLIEGGQKLADKLADLGVRVHMAGGETADVGDIVRTIDVGFTAYARIKRDQVISINPQHGDVIVGLESCGQSTYEDTYNSGIGSNGLTFARHELLEKSYAKNYPESFDPHIDTDYVYTGKHKLTDKSKVEGMNIGQ